In Streptomyces violaceusniger Tu 4113, one DNA window encodes the following:
- the rplF gene encoding 50S ribosomal protein L6 translates to MSRIGKLPIQVPAGVDVTIDGRTVAVKGPKGSLSHTVAAPIDVAKGEDNTLVVIRPNDERQNKALHGLSRTLVANMITGVTQGYSKALEISGVGYRVQAKGSNLEFALGYSHPILVEAPEGITFKVESPTKLSVEGIDKQKVGEVAANIRKLRKPDPYKAKGVKYAGEVIRRKVGKAGK, encoded by the coding sequence ATGTCGCGCATTGGCAAGCTGCCCATCCAGGTTCCCGCTGGTGTGGACGTCACCATCGATGGCCGGACGGTCGCCGTGAAGGGCCCCAAGGGTTCTCTCTCGCACACCGTCGCCGCGCCGATCGATGTCGCCAAGGGTGAGGACAACACGCTCGTTGTCATCCGCCCCAACGACGAGCGTCAGAACAAGGCCCTGCACGGCCTGTCCCGCACGCTGGTGGCGAACATGATCACCGGCGTGACCCAGGGCTACAGCAAGGCGCTCGAGATCAGCGGTGTTGGTTACCGCGTCCAGGCCAAGGGCTCCAACCTGGAGTTCGCCCTGGGCTACAGCCACCCGATCCTGGTCGAGGCCCCCGAGGGCATCACCTTCAAGGTGGAGTCCCCGACCAAGCTGAGCGTCGAGGGCATCGACAAGCAGAAGGTCGGCGAGGTCGCCGCGAACATCCGCAAGCTGCGTAAGCCCGATCCGTACAAGGCCAAGGGCGTGAAGTACGCGGGCGAGGTCATCCGCCGCAAGGTCGGAAAGGCTGGTAAGTAA
- the rplR gene encoding 50S ribosomal protein L18, with the protein MAYGVKIAKGNARKAAAVKRRHIRVRKRVSGTPVRPRLVVTRSNRHMVAQVIDDIAGHTLASASTLDSAVRAAEGDKSALAQQVGALVAERAKAAGIEAVVFDRGGNKYAGRIAALADAAREAGLKF; encoded by the coding sequence ATGGCATACGGTGTGAAGATTGCCAAGGGCAACGCCCGTAAGGCTGCTGCCGTCAAGCGGCGTCACATCCGCGTCCGCAAGCGGGTCTCCGGCACGCCGGTCCGCCCTCGCCTCGTGGTGACGCGGTCCAACCGTCACATGGTGGCGCAGGTCATCGACGACATCGCGGGCCACACGCTGGCCTCGGCGTCGACGCTGGACAGCGCCGTCCGGGCGGCCGAGGGCGACAAGAGCGCCCTGGCGCAGCAGGTGGGCGCCCTGGTGGCCGAGCGGGCGAAGGCCGCGGGCATCGAGGCCGTCGTGTTCGACCGTGGTGGCAACAAGTACGCCGGGCGGATTGCCGCTCTGGCGGACGCCGCCCGCGAGGCCGGGCTGAAGTTCTGA
- the rpsE gene encoding 30S ribosomal protein S5: MAGPQRRGGGAGGGERRDRKDRRDGGAAAEKTAYVERVVAINRVAKVVKGGRRFSFTALVVVGDGDGTVGVGYGKAKEVPAAIAKGVEEAKKHFFKVPRIAGTIPHPIQGEKAAGVVLLKPASPGTGVIAGGPVRAVLECAGIHDVLSKSLGSSNPINIVHATVAALQGLQRPEEIAARRGLPLEDVAPAALLRARAGVGA, translated from the coding sequence ATGGCTGGACCCCAGCGCCGCGGTGGCGGCGCCGGTGGCGGCGAGCGGCGGGACCGGAAGGACCGGCGGGACGGTGGCGCTGCCGCCGAGAAGACCGCTTACGTCGAGCGTGTTGTCGCGATCAACCGCGTCGCCAAGGTTGTGAAGGGTGGTCGTCGCTTCAGCTTCACCGCGCTGGTCGTGGTGGGCGACGGTGACGGCACCGTGGGTGTCGGTTACGGCAAGGCCAAGGAGGTGCCGGCCGCGATCGCCAAGGGCGTGGAGGAGGCCAAGAAGCACTTCTTCAAGGTCCCCCGGATCGCCGGCACCATCCCGCACCCGATCCAGGGCGAGAAGGCCGCGGGTGTCGTGCTGCTGAAGCCGGCGTCCCCCGGTACCGGTGTGATCGCCGGTGGCCCGGTGCGCGCCGTGCTGGAGTGCGCGGGCATCCACGACGTGCTCAGCAAGTCGCTCGGTTCGTCGAACCCGATCAACATCGTGCACGCCACGGTGGCCGCTCTGCAGGGCCTTCAGCGCCCCGAGGAGATCGCCGCCCGTCGTGGTCTGCCGCTGGAGGACGTCGCTCCCGCCGCTCTGCTGCGGGCGCGTGCCGGGGTGGGTGCGTGA
- the rpmD gene encoding 50S ribosomal protein L30 — translation MARLKITQTKSYIGSKQNHRDTLRSLGLKKLGDVVVKEDRPEFRGMATTVRHLVTVEEVD, via the coding sequence ATGGCCCGCCTGAAGATCACGCAGACGAAGTCCTACATCGGCAGCAAGCAGAACCACCGCGACACCCTGCGTTCGCTCGGGCTGAAGAAGCTCGGCGACGTGGTTGTCAAGGAGGACCGCCCCGAGTTCCGCGGCATGGCGACCACCGTGCGGCACCTCGTGACGGTCGAGGAGGTCGACTGA
- the rplO gene encoding 50S ribosomal protein L15 codes for MAENNPLKVHNLRPAPGAKTAKTRVGRGEASKGKTAGRGTKGTKARYQVPERFEGGQMPLHMRLPKLKGFKNPFRTEYQVVNLDKLAALYPQGGEVTVADLVAKGAVRKNQLVKVLGSGEVSVALQVTVDAVSGSAKEKITGAGGTVTELV; via the coding sequence ATGGCGGAGAACAACCCGCTGAAGGTCCACAACCTCCGGCCCGCCCCGGGCGCCAAGACCGCCAAGACCCGTGTCGGTCGTGGTGAGGCGTCCAAGGGTAAGACCGCTGGTCGTGGCACCAAGGGCACCAAGGCCCGCTACCAGGTTCCGGAGCGCTTCGAGGGTGGGCAGATGCCCCTCCACATGCGGCTCCCGAAGCTCAAGGGCTTCAAGAACCCCTTCCGCACCGAGTACCAGGTCGTGAACCTGGACAAGCTGGCCGCGCTCTACCCGCAGGGTGGCGAGGTCACGGTGGCCGATCTGGTCGCCAAGGGCGCGGTGCGCAAGAACCAGCTCGTCAAGGTGCTGGGCTCCGGTGAGGTCTCCGTGGCGCTCCAGGTGACGGTCGACGCCGTCTCCGGCTCCGCCAAGGAGAAGATCACCGGTGCCGGTGGCACCGTCACCGAGCTCGTCTGA
- the secY gene encoding preprotein translocase subunit SecY, which translates to MLTAFARAFKTPDLRKKLLFTLAIIVLFRLGQHIPIPGINYKNVQTCMDLAKGQQGLFGLVNMFSGGALLQITIFALGIMPYITASIILQLLTVVIPRLEALKKEGQAGQSKITQYTRYLTIALAILQGTGLVATARSGSLFQSCPVGGQIVRDDSIFTTAVMVITMTAGTALIMWLGELVTDRGIGNGMSILMFVSIAAGFPSAMWSIKQQGKIMGGWLEFGLVILCGLAMVGLVVFVEQAQRRIPVQYAKRMIGRRSYGGTSTYIPMKVNQAGVIPVIFASSLLYIPALIVQFSNSKAGWATWISQNFVKGDHPIYIATYFLLIVFFAFFYVAISFNPEEVADNMKKYGGFIPGIRAGRPTAEYLSYVLNRITWPGALYLGLIALVPTVALVTLNANQNFPFGGTSILIIVGVGLETVKQIESQLQQRHYEGFLR; encoded by the coding sequence GTGCTCACCGCGTTCGCCCGGGCGTTCAAGACGCCCGACCTGCGCAAGAAGCTGCTGTTCACGCTGGCCATCATCGTGCTCTTCAGGCTCGGGCAACATATCCCGATCCCGGGCATCAATTACAAGAATGTCCAGACGTGCATGGACCTCGCCAAGGGCCAGCAGGGGCTGTTCGGCCTGGTCAACATGTTCAGTGGTGGCGCACTGCTCCAGATCACCATCTTCGCGCTCGGGATCATGCCGTACATCACGGCGAGCATCATCCTGCAGCTGCTGACCGTGGTGATCCCGCGCCTCGAAGCCCTCAAGAAGGAGGGCCAGGCCGGGCAGTCGAAGATCACGCAGTACACCCGCTATCTGACCATCGCGCTGGCGATCCTGCAGGGCACCGGCCTGGTGGCCACCGCCCGCAGCGGCTCGCTCTTCCAGAGCTGCCCCGTGGGCGGCCAGATCGTCCGGGACGACTCGATCTTCACCACCGCCGTGATGGTCATCACGATGACCGCCGGCACCGCGCTGATCATGTGGCTCGGTGAGCTGGTGACCGACCGCGGCATCGGCAACGGCATGTCGATCCTGATGTTCGTCTCGATCGCCGCCGGGTTCCCGAGCGCGATGTGGAGCATCAAGCAGCAGGGCAAGATCATGGGCGGCTGGCTGGAGTTCGGCCTGGTGATCCTCTGTGGTCTGGCCATGGTCGGCCTGGTGGTCTTCGTCGAGCAGGCCCAGCGCCGGATCCCGGTGCAATACGCCAAGCGCATGATCGGCCGTCGCTCGTACGGCGGTACGTCCACCTACATCCCGATGAAGGTGAACCAGGCGGGTGTGATCCCCGTGATCTTCGCCTCATCGCTGCTGTACATTCCGGCGCTGATCGTCCAGTTCTCCAATTCGAAGGCCGGCTGGGCGACCTGGATCTCGCAGAACTTCGTCAAGGGCGACCACCCGATCTACATCGCCACGTACTTCCTGCTGATCGTCTTCTTCGCATTCTTCTATGTCGCCATCAGCTTCAACCCCGAAGAAGTTGCCGACAACATGAAGAAGTATGGTGGGTTCATCCCGGGTATCCGGGCTGGTCGTCCCACCGCGGAGTACCTGAGCTACGTGCTGAACCGCATCACGTGGCCCGGTGCGCTCTATCTGGGCTTGATCGCCCTGGTGCCCACGGTGGCACTGGTGACGCTCAACGCCAATCAGAACTTCCCGTTCGGCGGCACGAGCATCCTGATCATCGTGGGTGTCGGCCTGGAGACTGTGAAGCAGATCGAGAGCCAGCTTCAGCAGCGACACTACGAAGGGTTCCTCCGCTGA
- a CDS encoding adenylate kinase yields MRIVLVGPPGAGKGTQAAYLAEKLSIPHISTGDLFRANISQGTPLGKQAQEYMRAGQLVPDEVTIAMAEDRLDQPDAQSGFLLDGFPRNLVQAEALDAYLAERGVSLDAVLDLEVPESEVIKRIAGRRTCRNDSSHTFHVEYKPPKVPGVCDVCGGELYQREDDSEDTVRKRLEVYHRETEPIIDYYKAKGLVVTISALGKVSEVTQRAMDALAAKAA; encoded by the coding sequence ATGCGAATCGTCCTCGTCGGGCCTCCGGGAGCCGGCAAGGGTACGCAGGCCGCGTACCTTGCCGAGAAGCTGTCGATCCCGCATATCTCCACCGGCGACCTGTTCCGCGCGAACATCAGCCAGGGCACCCCCCTCGGCAAGCAGGCGCAGGAGTACATGCGGGCCGGGCAGCTGGTACCGGACGAGGTCACCATCGCCATGGCGGAGGACCGGCTGGACCAGCCGGACGCACAGTCGGGCTTCCTGCTGGACGGGTTCCCGAGGAACCTGGTCCAGGCCGAGGCCCTGGACGCCTATTTGGCTGAGCGCGGGGTCTCGCTGGACGCGGTGCTGGACCTGGAGGTCCCCGAGTCCGAGGTGATCAAGCGCATCGCGGGCCGGCGTACCTGCCGTAATGACAGCTCGCACACGTTCCACGTGGAGTACAAGCCGCCGAAGGTCCCCGGAGTGTGCGACGTCTGCGGCGGCGAGCTGTACCAGCGCGAGGACGACAGCGAGGATACGGTCCGCAAACGACTGGAGGTCTACCACCGGGAGACCGAGCCGATCATCGACTACTACAAGGCCAAGGGCCTGGTCGTGACGATCTCGGCGCTCGGCAAGGTGTCCGAGGTCACCCAGCGGGCGATGGACGCCCTGGCCGCCAAGGCGGCCTAG
- the map gene encoding type I methionyl aminopeptidase has product MVEIKTPEQIAKMREAGLVVAAIHEATRAAAVPGATTKDLDDVARKVIADHGAKSNFLGYGGFPATICTSANDIVVHGIPDQETVLKDGDIISIDAGAIVDGWHGDAAFTAFVGTGHAPELYELSRVTEESMWAGIAAVRKGHRLIDISKAIEGYIRRQPRPASGRYGIIEDYGGHGIGSQMHMDPHLLNYVSRKRGKGPRLGPGFCIAIEPMVSLGTAKTHVLSDDWTVKTDDGTWSSHWEHSVALTEEGPLVLTAVDGGKAKLAELGVETAPDPLA; this is encoded by the coding sequence ATGGTGGAGATCAAGACTCCCGAGCAGATCGCGAAGATGCGTGAGGCGGGACTGGTCGTCGCCGCCATCCATGAGGCGACGCGGGCGGCTGCCGTCCCCGGCGCCACCACCAAGGACCTGGACGACGTCGCCCGTAAGGTCATCGCCGACCACGGCGCCAAGTCGAACTTCCTGGGCTACGGCGGCTTCCCCGCCACGATCTGCACCTCGGCGAACGACATCGTGGTGCATGGCATCCCGGACCAGGAGACCGTCCTCAAGGACGGCGACATCATCTCCATCGACGCGGGCGCGATCGTGGACGGATGGCACGGCGACGCCGCCTTCACCGCCTTCGTGGGCACCGGTCACGCCCCGGAGCTGTACGAGCTGAGCCGGGTGACCGAGGAGTCGATGTGGGCCGGGATCGCGGCGGTCCGCAAGGGCCACCGGCTCATCGACATCTCCAAGGCCATCGAGGGCTACATCCGCCGCCAGCCCCGCCCCGCCTCCGGCAGGTACGGGATCATCGAGGACTACGGCGGCCATGGCATCGGCTCCCAGATGCATATGGACCCGCATCTGCTGAACTACGTCTCCCGGAAGCGCGGCAAGGGCCCGCGGCTGGGCCCCGGCTTCTGCATCGCGATCGAGCCCATGGTGAGCCTGGGCACCGCGAAGACGCATGTGCTGTCCGACGACTGGACCGTCAAGACGGACGACGGCACCTGGTCCAGCCACTGGGAGCACTCGGTCGCGCTGACCGAGGAGGGCCCGCTGGTGCTGACCGCCGTGGACGGCGGCAAGGCCAAGCTGGCCGAGCTGGGCGTGGAGACCGCGCCCGATCCCCTGGCCTGA
- the infA gene encoding translation initiation factor IF-1 — MAKKQGAIEIEGTVIESLPNAMFKVELQNGHKVLAHISGKMRMHYIRILPDDRVVVELSPYDLTRGRIVYRYK; from the coding sequence ATGGCCAAGAAGCAAGGCGCCATCGAAATTGAGGGCACCGTGATCGAATCTCTGCCGAACGCGATGTTCAAGGTGGAGCTTCAGAACGGTCACAAGGTCCTCGCGCACATCAGTGGCAAGATGCGCATGCACTACATCCGCATCCTGCCCGATGACCGGGTCGTGGTGGAGCTGTCTCCGTACGACCTCACGCGCGGACGGATCGTCTACCGCTACAAGTAG
- the rpmJ gene encoding 50S ribosomal protein L36, translated as MKVKPSVKKICDKCKVIRRHGRVMVICDNLRHKQRQG; from the coding sequence ATGAAGGTCAAGCCGAGCGTCAAGAAGATCTGCGACAAGTGCAAGGTGATCCGCCGCCACGGCCGGGTCATGGTCATTTGCGACAACCTGCGCCACAAGCAGCGCCAGGGCTGA
- the rpsM gene encoding 30S ribosomal protein S13 — protein MARLAGVDLPREKRVEVALTYVFGIGRTLAQQTLANTGVNPDTRVRDLGEEDLVKIREYVDNNIKTEGDLRREIQADIRRKVEIGCYQGLRHRRGLPVHGQRTSTNARTRKGPRRAIAGKKKPGKK, from the coding sequence ATGGCACGCCTCGCAGGCGTTGATCTCCCGCGCGAAAAGCGCGTCGAGGTCGCCCTCACTTACGTCTTCGGCATCGGTCGCACCCTTGCCCAGCAGACGCTCGCCAACACCGGTGTGAACCCGGACACCCGCGTTCGTGACCTGGGCGAAGAAGACCTGGTCAAGATCCGCGAGTACGTGGACAACAACATCAAGACCGAGGGTGACCTCCGTCGCGAGATCCAGGCCGACATCCGCCGCAAGGTCGAGATCGGCTGCTACCAGGGTCTGCGCCACCGCCGCGGCCTTCCGGTCCACGGCCAGCGCACCAGCACCAACGCCCGCACCCGCAAGGGCCCGCGTCGCGCCATCGCCGGTAAGAAGAAGCCGGGCAAGAAGTAG
- the rpsK gene encoding 30S ribosomal protein S11 — MPPKSRTAGAKKVRRKEKKNVAHGHAHIKSTFNNTIVSITDPTGNVISWASAGHVGFKGSRKSTPFAAQMAAESAARRAQEHGMRKVDVFVKGPGSGRETAIRSLQATGLEVGSIQDVTPTPHNGCRPPKRRRV; from the coding sequence ATGCCTCCGAAGAGCAGGACGGCCGGCGCCAAGAAGGTGCGCCGCAAGGAAAAGAAGAACGTCGCCCACGGGCACGCTCACATCAAGAGCACGTTCAACAACACCATCGTCTCGATCACGGACCCGACCGGGAATGTGATCTCTTGGGCCTCTGCCGGCCACGTCGGCTTCAAGGGCTCGCGCAAGTCCACTCCGTTCGCCGCGCAGATGGCCGCCGAGTCGGCCGCCCGCCGCGCACAGGAGCACGGCATGCGCAAGGTCGACGTGTTCGTCAAGGGTCCGGGCTCCGGCCGTGAGACCGCGATCCGCTCGCTCCAGGCCACCGGCCTGGAGGTGGGTTCGATCCAGGACGTCACTCCGACTCCGCACAACGGATGCCGCCCGCCCAAGCGTCGGCGCGTCTGA
- the rpsD gene encoding 30S ribosomal protein S4, whose product MARYTGADCKRCRREKQKLFLKGSKCESAKCPIEIRPYPPGEHGRGRTKDSEYLLQLREKQKATRIYGVLEKQFRGYYAEANKKSGKTGENLLRILETRLDNVVYRAGFAKSRDHARQLVRHGHITVNGRKTDIPSARVTVNDIIEVRTKSRTLTPFQVAQAEAGERTVPAWLEAIPSQLRILVHSMPERQVIDTQVQEQLIVELYSK is encoded by the coding sequence ATGGCGCGTTACACCGGGGCCGACTGCAAGCGTTGCCGTCGGGAGAAGCAGAAGCTCTTCCTCAAGGGGAGCAAGTGCGAGAGCGCGAAGTGCCCGATCGAGATCCGTCCTTACCCCCCGGGTGAGCACGGTCGCGGGCGCACCAAGGACAGCGAGTACCTGCTGCAGCTCCGTGAGAAGCAGAAGGCGACCCGCATCTACGGCGTCCTTGAGAAGCAGTTCCGTGGCTACTACGCGGAGGCGAACAAGAAGTCCGGCAAGACCGGTGAGAACTTGCTTCGCATCCTCGAGACCCGCCTCGACAACGTGGTCTACCGGGCCGGCTTCGCCAAGTCCCGCGACCACGCACGTCAGCTCGTCCGCCACGGACACATCACCGTGAACGGCCGCAAGACCGACATCCCGTCGGCCCGCGTCACCGTGAACGACATCATCGAGGTCCGCACGAAGTCCCGGACCCTGACCCCCTTCCAGGTGGCTCAGGCCGAGGCGGGCGAGCGCACGGTGCCGGCGTGGCTGGAGGCCATTCCGTCGCAGCTTCGGATCCTCGTGCACTCCATGCCCGAGCGCCAGGTGATCGACACCCAGGTGCAGGAGCAGCTCATCGTCGAGCTCTACTCCAAGTAG
- a CDS encoding DNA-directed RNA polymerase subunit alpha translates to MLIAQRPSLTEEVVDEFRSRFVIEPLEPGFGYTLGNSLRRTLLSSIPGAAVTSIRVDGVLHEFTTVPGVKEDVTDLILNIKQLVVSSEHDEPVVMYLRKQGPGLVTAADIAPPAGVEVHNPDLVLATLNGKGKLEMELTVERGRGYVSAVQNKQVGQEIGRIPVDSIYSPVLKVTYKVEATRVEQRTDFDKLIVDVETKQAMRPRDAMASAGKTLVELFGLARELNVDAEGIDMGPSPTDAALAADLALPIEELELTVRSYNCLKREGIHSVGELVARSEADLLDIRNFGAKSIDEVKAKLAGMGLALKDSPPGFDPTAAADAFGADDDADAGFVETEQY, encoded by the coding sequence ATGCTGATCGCTCAGCGTCCCTCGTTGACCGAAGAGGTCGTCGACGAGTTCCGCTCCCGGTTCGTGATCGAGCCGCTGGAGCCGGGCTTCGGCTACACCCTCGGAAACTCCCTGCGTCGTACGCTCCTCTCCTCGATCCCCGGTGCGGCCGTCACCAGCATCCGGGTCGATGGGGTCCTGCACGAGTTCACCACCGTGCCGGGCGTCAAGGAGGACGTCACCGACCTGATCCTCAACATCAAGCAGCTCGTCGTCTCCTCGGAGCACGACGAGCCGGTCGTGATGTACCTGCGCAAGCAGGGCCCGGGTCTGGTCACCGCCGCCGACATCGCCCCGCCGGCCGGTGTCGAGGTGCACAACCCCGACCTGGTCCTGGCCACGCTGAACGGCAAGGGCAAGCTGGAGATGGAGCTCACGGTCGAGCGTGGCCGCGGTTACGTCTCCGCCGTGCAGAACAAGCAGGTCGGCCAGGAGATCGGCCGGATCCCGGTCGACTCCATCTACTCGCCGGTGCTCAAGGTCACCTACAAGGTCGAGGCGACCCGTGTCGAGCAGCGCACCGACTTCGACAAGCTGATCGTCGACGTCGAGACCAAGCAGGCCATGCGGCCGCGTGACGCCATGGCGTCGGCCGGTAAGACCCTGGTCGAGCTGTTCGGCCTGGCCCGCGAGCTGAACGTGGACGCCGAGGGCATCGACATGGGCCCGTCCCCGACGGACGCCGCCCTCGCCGCCGATCTGGCGCTGCCGATCGAGGAGCTCGAGCTCACCGTCCGCTCGTACAACTGCCTCAAGCGCGAGGGCATCCACTCCGTGGGTGAGCTCGTGGCGCGGTCCGAGGCGGACCTGCTCGACATCCGGAACTTCGGCGCCAAGTCGATCGACGAGGTCAAGGCGAAGCTGGCCGGTATGGGCCTGGCGCTCAAGGACAGCCCGCCCGGATTCGACCCGACCGCCGCCGCTGACGCCTTCGGCGCCGATGACGACGCGGATGCCGGTTTCGTCGAGACCGAGCAGTACTGA
- the rplQ gene encoding 50S ribosomal protein L17, translated as MPKPAKGARLGGSAAHERLLLANLATALFEHGRITTTEAKARRLRPVAEKLVTKAKKGDLHNRRLVLQTVRDKSVVHTLFTEIGPRYENRPGGYTRITKIGNRRGDNAPMAVIELVEALTVQQEAVGEAEAATKRTAKDAAGDTAAANLKKDEATEAPAAEAEATETPAEPAADAADEAAKDA; from the coding sequence ATGCCGAAGCCCGCCAAGGGCGCCCGTCTGGGCGGCAGCGCTGCGCACGAGCGGCTCCTGCTGGCGAACCTCGCCACCGCGCTGTTCGAGCACGGCCGGATCACCACCACCGAGGCGAAGGCCCGCCGCCTGCGCCCGGTCGCGGAGAAGCTGGTCACCAAGGCGAAGAAGGGCGACCTTCACAACCGCCGTCTGGTGCTCCAGACCGTCCGCGACAAGAGCGTCGTGCACACCCTCTTCACCGAGATCGGCCCGCGCTACGAGAACCGGCCGGGTGGCTACACCCGGATCACCAAGATCGGTAACCGTCGTGGCGACAACGCCCCGATGGCGGTCATCGAGCTGGTCGAGGCGCTGACCGTGCAGCAGGAGGCCGTCGGCGAGGCCGAGGCCGCCACCAAGCGCACCGCCAAGGACGCTGCCGGTGACACGGCCGCCGCGAACCTCAAGAAGGACGAGGCCACCGAGGCCCCGGCCGCTGAGGCCGAGGCGACCGAGACTCCGGCCGAGCCCGCCGCGGACGCGGCTGATGAGGCCGCGAAGGACGCCTGA
- the truA gene encoding tRNA pseudouridine(38-40) synthase TruA — protein sequence MSDEAAPGFVRVRLDLSYDGKDFSGWAKQRERRTVQGELESALRTVTRSSETFELTVAGRTDAGVHARGQVAHVDLPEALWAEHRDRLLRRLAGRLPHDVRVWKVAQAPPGFNARFSAIWRRYAYRVTDHPGGVDPLLRGHVLWHDWPLDVAAMNAASERLLGEHDFAAYCKKRDGATTIRTLQRLDWVRGADGVITATVRADAFCHNMVRSLVGALLFVGDGHRPWDWPAKVLAAGVRDSAVHVVRPHGLTLEEVGYPADDQLAARNRESRNKRSLPGATAIGSGCC from the coding sequence GTGAGTGACGAGGCGGCGCCCGGTTTCGTACGGGTCCGGCTGGATCTGAGTTACGACGGCAAGGACTTCTCGGGCTGGGCCAAGCAGCGCGAGCGGCGCACCGTGCAGGGCGAGCTGGAGAGCGCGCTGCGGACGGTGACGCGCTCCTCGGAGACCTTCGAGCTGACCGTCGCGGGCCGCACGGACGCGGGGGTCCATGCCCGCGGCCAGGTGGCGCATGTGGATCTGCCCGAGGCGCTGTGGGCCGAGCACCGGGACAGGCTGCTGCGGCGGCTCGCCGGCCGGCTGCCCCATGACGTACGGGTCTGGAAGGTCGCGCAGGCCCCGCCCGGGTTCAATGCCCGCTTCTCCGCGATCTGGCGGCGCTACGCCTACCGGGTCACCGACCACCCCGGCGGGGTCGATCCGCTGCTGCGCGGCCATGTGCTGTGGCATGACTGGCCGTTGGACGTGGCCGCCATGAACGCGGCCTCCGAACGGCTCCTGGGCGAGCACGACTTCGCCGCGTACTGCAAGAAGCGTGACGGCGCGACCACCATCCGCACCCTCCAGCGGCTGGACTGGGTGCGCGGCGCGGACGGTGTCATCACGGCGACCGTGCGGGCGGACGCCTTCTGCCACAACATGGTGCGCTCGCTGGTGGGCGCCCTGCTCTTCGTCGGCGACGGCCACCGTCCCTGGGACTGGCCGGCCAAGGTGCTCGCCGCGGGGGTGCGCGACTCCGCCGTCCATGTCGTCCGTCCTCATGGTCTGACCCTGGAGGAGGTCGGCTATCCGGCCGATGACCAACTCGCCGCCCGTAACCGGGAGTCCCGCAACAAGCGCTCCCTGCCGGGCGCGACGGCGATCGGTTCCGGCTGCTGCTGA
- a CDS encoding STAS domain-containing protein yields the protein MSTSEAAVRERLTRALQERDEEIADRWVELQMEQALLDTDIGEAELREEADALIEALVPGLQSGVPVDRVVTTTPGLHEAVVGLSMRRARAGATPTATSLAVLALKEALLKAVQRDTRDAEELFASAVFMNRLLDVAGALSFETYVEGREEIIRRQSQQLMEQSTPVVRLWRQVLAVPLIGTLDTARTQVVMENLLQAIQDHEALVAIIDITGVPTVDTAVAQHLMQTVNAVRLMGADCVISGVRPSIAQTIAQLGIDLSTILTRATLADALAAAIKLIDGPGPDGDEGDGR from the coding sequence GTGAGTACCAGCGAGGCCGCTGTGCGAGAGCGCCTGACCAGGGCTCTGCAGGAGCGCGACGAGGAAATCGCCGATCGCTGGGTCGAGCTGCAGATGGAGCAGGCCCTGCTTGACACCGACATCGGCGAGGCCGAACTCCGCGAGGAGGCCGACGCCTTGATCGAGGCGCTGGTTCCCGGCCTGCAGAGCGGTGTGCCGGTGGACCGGGTGGTGACCACCACCCCGGGGCTGCACGAGGCCGTGGTGGGGCTGTCGATGCGCCGGGCGCGGGCGGGGGCCACGCCGACGGCGACCTCGCTCGCGGTGCTCGCGCTCAAGGAGGCGCTGCTCAAGGCGGTGCAGCGGGACACCCGGGACGCCGAGGAGCTGTTCGCCTCGGCCGTCTTCATGAACCGGCTGCTGGATGTGGCCGGGGCGCTGTCCTTCGAGACGTATGTGGAGGGCCGGGAGGAGATCATCCGCCGGCAGAGCCAGCAGTTGATGGAGCAGTCGACACCGGTGGTGCGGCTGTGGCGGCAGGTGCTGGCGGTGCCGCTGATCGGCACGCTGGACACCGCCCGGACCCAGGTGGTGATGGAGAATCTGCTCCAGGCCATCCAGGACCATGAGGCGCTGGTCGCGATCATCGACATCACGGGTGTGCCGACGGTGGACACCGCCGTCGCCCAGCATCTGATGCAGACCGTGAACGCGGTGCGGCTGATGGGCGCGGACTGCGTGATCAGCGGGGTCCGCCCCTCGATCGCCCAGACCATCGCCCAGCTCGGCATCGATCTGTCCACCATCCTCACGCGGGCGACGCTGGCCGACGCGCTGGCCGCCGCGATCAAGCTGATCGACGGGCCCGGTCCCGACGGTGACGAAGGAGATGGTCGGTGA